The following are encoded in a window of Pseudomonas graminis genomic DNA:
- a CDS encoding ArsR/SmtB family transcription factor yields MNLRVPAISHDECDELAALCKAGGDPLRLNVLRALSNDSFGVLELAQIFAIGQSGMSHHLKVLAQADLVATRREGNAIFYRRALPHTEHTGGKLHAAMLEEADNLRLPDDVQTRIGLVHRQRANASQDFFARTAEKFRAQQDLIAGLPQYRDSLLSLLDKLSFPADATAIEVGPGDGGFLPDLARRFRHVTGLDNSPEMLDLARKICTQRALGNVELKLADALTNANISGNCVVLNMVLHHFAAPAEALKQLANLLQPGGSLLVTELCSHDQSWAKEACGDLWLGFEQEDLARWAIAAGLVPGESLYIGLRNGFQIQVRHFQRPAGDTHHR; encoded by the coding sequence ATGAATCTTCGCGTGCCTGCCATTAGCCATGATGAATGCGACGAGCTGGCTGCCCTGTGCAAAGCCGGCGGCGATCCGCTGCGGCTGAATGTCCTGCGTGCGCTGTCGAATGATTCCTTTGGCGTGCTGGAGCTGGCGCAGATTTTCGCAATCGGTCAGTCCGGCATGAGCCATCACCTCAAGGTACTGGCCCAGGCTGACCTGGTGGCGACGCGGCGTGAAGGCAACGCGATTTTCTATCGACGCGCCCTGCCCCACACCGAACACACCGGCGGCAAGCTGCACGCGGCGATGCTTGAAGAAGCCGACAATCTGCGCCTGCCCGACGATGTACAAACCCGGATCGGGCTGGTGCATCGCCAGCGGGCGAATGCCAGTCAGGACTTCTTCGCACGCACTGCGGAGAAATTTCGGGCCCAACAGGACCTGATCGCAGGACTGCCGCAGTACCGCGACAGCCTGCTGTCATTGCTGGACAAGTTGAGCTTTCCCGCCGATGCCACGGCGATAGAAGTCGGGCCCGGGGATGGCGGTTTTCTGCCGGATCTGGCGCGGCGTTTTCGGCACGTTACAGGGCTGGACAACAGCCCGGAAATGCTCGATCTGGCGCGCAAGATCTGCACGCAAAGGGCGTTGGGTAACGTTGAGCTGAAACTGGCCGATGCACTGACCAACGCTAATATCTCCGGCAACTGCGTGGTGTTGAATATGGTGCTGCACCATTTCGCCGCGCCCGCCGAAGCGCTCAAACAATTGGCCAATCTGTTGCAACCGGGCGGTAGCCTGCTGGTGACAGAGTTGTGCAGTCATGACCAGAGCTGGGCCAAGGAGGCCTGTGGCGATCTCTGGTTAGGCTTCGAACAGGAAGATCTGGCCCGTTGGGCCATCGCTGCGGGGCTGGTCCCCGGGGAAAGCCTGTACATAGGCTTACGTAATGGTTTCCAGATCCAGGTCCGCCATTTTCAGCGACCGGCTGGCGACACTCACCATCGGTAA
- the metK gene encoding methionine adenosyltransferase, translated as MSEYSLFTSESVSEGHPDKIADQISDAVLDAIIAQDKQARVAVETLVKTGVAIVAGEVTTSAWVDLEQIVRDVICEIGYTSSDVGFDGATCSVMNIIGKQSPDINQGVDRAKPEDQGAGDQGLMFGYASNETAELMPAPIAFSHQLVHRQAEARKSGLLPWLRPDAKSQVTCRYENGIVVGIDAVVLSTQHNPEVSYKDLREGVMELIVKHVLPAELLHKDTQFHINPTGQFIIGGPVGDCGLTGRKIIVDSYGGMARHGGGAFSGKDPSKVDRSAAYAGRYVAKNIVAAGLAERCEIQVSYAIGVAQPTSISLNTFGTGKISDDKIVQLVREHFDLRPYAITTMLDLLHPMYQETAAYGHFGRTPQTKTVGDDTFTTFTWEKTDRADALRAAAGL; from the coding sequence ATGAGCGAATACTCCCTTTTCACCTCCGAGTCCGTGTCTGAAGGACATCCGGACAAAATCGCCGACCAGATCTCCGATGCGGTGCTGGACGCCATCATTGCCCAGGACAAGCAGGCGCGCGTCGCCGTGGAAACCCTAGTCAAGACCGGTGTAGCCATTGTTGCCGGCGAAGTCACCACCAGCGCGTGGGTTGACCTGGAGCAGATCGTTCGTGATGTGATTTGCGAGATCGGCTACACCAGTTCCGACGTCGGTTTCGACGGCGCCACCTGCAGCGTGATGAATATCATCGGCAAGCAGTCCCCTGACATCAATCAGGGCGTCGACCGGGCAAAACCTGAAGATCAGGGCGCTGGCGACCAAGGCCTGATGTTCGGCTACGCCAGCAACGAAACCGCCGAGCTGATGCCTGCGCCGATCGCGTTCTCGCACCAGCTGGTACACCGCCAGGCCGAAGCCCGTAAATCCGGCCTGTTGCCATGGTTGCGCCCGGACGCGAAATCCCAAGTCACGTGCCGCTATGAAAACGGCATCGTGGTGGGCATCGACGCCGTGGTTCTGTCGACCCAGCACAACCCGGAAGTGTCGTACAAAGACCTGCGCGAAGGCGTGATGGAGCTGATCGTCAAGCACGTGCTGCCGGCCGAATTGCTGCACAAAGACACCCAGTTCCACATCAACCCGACTGGCCAGTTCATCATCGGCGGCCCCGTGGGCGACTGCGGTCTGACCGGTCGCAAGATCATCGTCGACAGCTACGGCGGCATGGCCCGTCACGGCGGCGGCGCGTTCTCCGGTAAAGATCCATCCAAGGTCGACCGCTCGGCAGCCTACGCTGGCCGTTATGTCGCCAAGAACATCGTCGCTGCCGGCCTGGCCGAGCGCTGCGAGATTCAGGTTTCCTACGCGATTGGCGTTGCACAGCCTACGTCGATCTCGCTGAACACCTTCGGCACCGGCAAGATCAGCGACGACAAGATCGTCCAGCTTGTTCGCGAGCACTTCGACCTGCGCCCGTACGCGATCACCACCATGCTCGACCTGCTGCACCCGATGTACCAGGAAACCGCAGCCTACGGCCACTTCGGCCGCACGCCGCAAACCAAGACCGTGGGCGACGACACCTTCACCACGTTCACTTGGGAAAAAACCGACCGCGCCGACGCCTTGCGCGCCGCTGCCGGTTTGTAA
- a CDS encoding LysE family translocator, which translates to MDLSTLALFIPACFALNMAPGPNNLLSISNASRYGFGRACTGGLGRLLAFAIMIALAAVGLTAVLHTSEWLFHTIKIVGAAYLFYLALQLWRAPCEAHDVEAGAQAGVTRLARQEFLVAIGNPKAILLFTAFLPQFVDRSGVVTAQFAQLGAMFLVLECIAIALYCWMGVHARRLFAKPSGKRVFNRVCAGLLASAASFLLVARRS; encoded by the coding sequence ATGGACCTGTCGACCCTCGCTCTATTCATCCCCGCCTGTTTCGCCCTGAACATGGCGCCGGGCCCGAATAACCTGCTCTCGATCAGCAACGCGTCGCGTTATGGGTTTGGCCGCGCCTGCACCGGTGGGCTTGGTCGGTTGCTGGCATTCGCGATCATGATTGCGCTTGCAGCGGTCGGGCTTACAGCAGTGCTGCATACGTCCGAGTGGCTGTTTCATACGATCAAGATTGTGGGGGCGGCGTATCTGTTCTATCTGGCGTTACAACTGTGGCGAGCGCCATGCGAGGCGCACGATGTCGAAGCCGGCGCGCAGGCCGGCGTGACGAGGCTGGCACGCCAGGAGTTTCTGGTCGCCATTGGCAACCCCAAAGCCATTCTGTTGTTTACGGCGTTTCTGCCGCAATTCGTCGACCGCTCCGGCGTAGTCACTGCTCAGTTCGCACAATTGGGGGCGATGTTTCTGGTGCTGGAATGTATCGCCATCGCGCTTTATTGCTGGATGGGGGTGCATGCGCGTCGGCTGTTTGCCAAGCCCAGTGGCAAGCGTGTGTTCAATCGAGTGTGCGCGGGGTTGTTGGCCAGTGCGGCGTCGTTTTTGCTGGTGGCGCGCCGAAGCTGA
- the ligB gene encoding NAD-dependent DNA ligase LigB, whose amino-acid sequence MLPLLRAMTCALIALVSTAANAASCPDWPPAKARSEILALQSQITQWDDSYHRQGVSLVADELYDQSVQRLADLRGCFAAMPASPLNPLKTARGPVAHPIPHTGLTKLPGEAAVQAWLKERTDLWIQPKVDGVAVTLVYVDGKLVSAISRGDGVFGQDWTGHAHQIEAIPRHLAWEKTVILQGELYWRLTDHVQANAGSLNARSKVAGLLARHGISEQEGANIGLFVWDWPEGPSAMTERLAGLRAMGFEDSARFSEPLEGFTQAKNWREHWYRSPLPFATDGVVIRQGERPSAERWQAKAPYWIAAWKYPFAQALAEVRKVHFNVGRSGKITPVLDIEPVRLDDRMIARISVGSLKRWQEMDIRPGDQVAISLAGLTIPRLDEVISRSVDRAPLDVPRVEDFHSLSCWQPVEGCESQFRERLKWLSGKKGLVLNGVGPGTWDKLIQAGQLNGLLDWMTLDSAQLANIPGLGERSSAKLLTSFQGAREKPFVVWLKAIGLPPATGVDLGESWAALASRSVEEWQIEPGIGSGRAQQLHAFFQDPQVQALSKQLRDEGIKGF is encoded by the coding sequence ATGCTGCCCCTCCTCCGCGCGATGACCTGCGCTTTAATCGCCCTCGTTTCCACTGCTGCCAATGCCGCCTCATGCCCCGACTGGCCACCGGCAAAAGCCCGAAGCGAGATCCTTGCGCTGCAAAGCCAGATCACCCAGTGGGACGACAGCTATCACCGCCAAGGCGTGTCTCTGGTGGCCGATGAGCTGTACGACCAATCTGTTCAACGGCTCGCCGATCTGCGCGGCTGTTTCGCCGCGATGCCAGCCTCGCCCTTGAACCCGCTGAAAACCGCGCGCGGTCCCGTTGCCCATCCCATCCCTCACACCGGCCTGACCAAATTACCGGGTGAGGCCGCCGTTCAGGCGTGGCTCAAAGAACGAACCGATCTGTGGATTCAGCCAAAGGTAGACGGCGTGGCGGTCACGCTGGTGTATGTCGACGGCAAACTAGTGAGCGCCATCAGCCGGGGCGACGGGGTTTTCGGCCAAGACTGGACCGGACATGCTCACCAGATCGAAGCGATTCCTCGCCATCTCGCGTGGGAAAAGACCGTGATCCTGCAGGGTGAGCTGTATTGGAGGCTGACAGATCACGTTCAGGCGAACGCCGGCAGTCTGAACGCTCGCAGCAAAGTGGCCGGGTTGCTGGCGCGTCACGGGATTAGCGAGCAGGAAGGCGCGAATATCGGGCTGTTCGTCTGGGACTGGCCGGAAGGTCCGTCGGCCATGACCGAGCGACTGGCAGGGCTGAGAGCCATGGGTTTCGAGGACAGCGCGCGCTTCAGTGAGCCGTTGGAGGGCTTCACTCAGGCAAAGAACTGGCGCGAGCACTGGTACCGTTCGCCGCTCCCGTTTGCCACCGATGGCGTAGTCATTCGGCAGGGCGAGCGCCCGTCGGCCGAGCGCTGGCAGGCGAAAGCGCCGTACTGGATCGCGGCCTGGAAGTACCCGTTTGCGCAGGCGCTGGCCGAGGTGCGCAAGGTTCATTTCAATGTCGGGCGCAGTGGCAAGATCACGCCCGTGCTGGACATCGAACCGGTGCGCCTGGATGACCGGATGATCGCCCGCATCAGCGTGGGCTCGCTTAAGCGCTGGCAGGAAATGGACATTCGGCCTGGCGATCAGGTCGCGATCAGCCTCGCCGGCCTGACGATTCCGCGTCTGGATGAGGTGATATCGCGCAGCGTTGATCGTGCGCCGCTGGATGTGCCGCGAGTGGAGGATTTTCATTCGCTGAGTTGCTGGCAGCCCGTTGAGGGCTGCGAAAGCCAGTTCCGTGAACGGTTGAAATGGTTGAGTGGGAAGAAGGGGTTGGTGCTCAACGGCGTAGGACCGGGCACGTGGGATAAGTTGATTCAGGCAGGACAATTAAATGGTTTGCTGGACTGGATGACCCTCGACAGTGCGCAGCTTGCTAACATTCCCGGTCTGGGCGAACGCAGCAGCGCTAAACTGCTGACAAGTTTCCAGGGCGCACGAGAAAAGCCGTTTGTCGTCTGGCTCAAGGCCATCGGTTTGCCGCCGGCTACAGGCGTTGATCTGGGTGAGTCCTGGGCGGCCCTGGCCTCACGAAGTGTGGAGGAATGGCAAATCGAACCTGGTATTGGCTCGGGACGTGCGCAGCAACTGCATGCATTTTTCCAAGACCCGCAGGTGCAGGCTTTGAGCAAGCAATTGCGGGACGAAGGCATCAAAGGTTTTTAG
- a CDS encoding DUF1090 domain-containing protein has protein sequence MKFLSSLFAFTACGFLAAPVFAAEQASEPSGCAAKRQDITTQLENAKAAGNTNRQAGLEKALSEVTANCTDADLLKQQEQKVLDAKREVSRRQADLNKAMSKGDPEKIDKRKDKLAESRKELQEEQEKLENVKPDEDDD, from the coding sequence ATGAAATTCCTGTCATCCCTTTTTGCATTCACTGCGTGCGGGTTTCTGGCCGCGCCGGTGTTTGCAGCCGAGCAGGCGTCGGAGCCGTCCGGATGCGCCGCAAAGCGCCAGGACATCACCACTCAGCTCGAAAACGCCAAGGCCGCTGGCAATACCAATCGGCAGGCAGGGCTGGAAAAAGCGTTGAGTGAAGTGACCGCGAACTGCACCGACGCCGACTTGCTCAAGCAGCAGGAGCAGAAGGTGCTGGATGCCAAGCGCGAAGTCAGCCGTCGTCAGGCGGATTTGAACAAGGCGATGAGCAAGGGCGATCCCGAGAAAATCGACAAGCGTAAAGACAAGCTGGCCGAGTCCCGCAAGGAGTTGCAGGAAGAGCAGGAGAAGCTGGAAAACGTCAAGCCGGACGAGGACGACGATTAA
- a CDS encoding MAPEG family protein — MTVAFWCVLIVILLPIGCAGVAKFSSGKFSARHNHDPRDFLDRLEGLPRRAHNAQLNSFEAIPGFTAGVIIAHVAGVAQLVTIDVLAVLFVTSRLLYIIFYLADLAALRSLAWIVGMGLVIALFGVSV, encoded by the coding sequence ATGACCGTCGCGTTTTGGTGTGTGTTGATCGTGATTCTGTTGCCGATAGGGTGCGCTGGTGTTGCCAAGTTCAGCAGCGGCAAGTTCAGTGCACGGCACAATCATGATCCCCGGGACTTTCTCGACCGCCTCGAAGGTCTCCCGCGGCGCGCCCACAACGCGCAGCTCAATAGTTTTGAAGCGATTCCAGGATTTACTGCCGGTGTGATCATTGCCCACGTCGCCGGCGTGGCGCAGTTGGTGACGATCGACGTACTGGCCGTGCTGTTCGTGACCAGTCGCCTGCTCTACATCATCTTTTATCTGGCGGATCTCGCGGCGTTGCGTTCGCTGGCCTGGATCGTCGGTATGGGGCTGGTGATTGCGCTGTTTGGCGTCTCTGTCTGA
- a CDS encoding DeoR/GlpR family DNA-binding transcription regulator: MSSEEDATLSGAAPMIPDQRRELMLRQLRKHQVLSVHQLMEMFDCSHMTVRRDIALLEQSGRAYSVTGGVRIASQVHSEPSHQSKAVVELPHKQAMAKLAASLLHPEMTVYLDAGTSTLEIVPYIVALSGMTVVTNDFGVVNALADATHVDVIHTGGLLDHPNRSCVGGLAAATLRQLATDVAFMSTSSWDLQRGTTTPSALKVEVKQAAMQSASRTVLLTTSTKYGTFGMYKVAGLEQFDTIISDDRLAHGATDSIRGLGVELMLASVDTPR, from the coding sequence ATGTCCAGCGAAGAAGACGCCACCCTCAGTGGCGCAGCGCCGATGATTCCCGATCAGCGCCGGGAGTTGATGCTGCGCCAGTTGCGCAAGCATCAGGTGCTGAGCGTGCATCAGCTCATGGAAATGTTCGACTGCTCGCACATGACTGTTCGCCGCGACATCGCGCTGCTTGAGCAAAGCGGCCGTGCCTATTCGGTGACCGGCGGGGTGCGCATCGCCAGCCAGGTTCACAGCGAGCCCAGTCACCAGTCCAAGGCCGTGGTCGAGCTGCCGCACAAACAGGCGATGGCGAAACTGGCCGCCAGCCTGCTGCACCCTGAGATGACGGTATACCTGGACGCCGGCACCAGCACGCTGGAAATCGTCCCGTACATCGTCGCACTGTCGGGCATGACCGTGGTCACCAACGATTTTGGCGTGGTCAACGCCCTCGCCGATGCGACCCATGTGGATGTGATTCACACCGGCGGGCTGCTGGATCATCCGAATCGATCCTGTGTCGGCGGGCTGGCCGCCGCAACCTTGCGGCAATTGGCAACCGACGTGGCATTCATGTCGACCAGTTCGTGGGACCTGCAACGCGGCACGACCACGCCTTCCGCGCTGAAGGTAGAGGTCAAGCAAGCGGCGATGCAGTCAGCGTCGCGCACGGTATTGCTGACGACCAGCACGAAATACGGCACGTTCGGCATGTACAAGGTCGCGGGCCTGGAGCAGTTCGACACGATCATCAGCGACGACCGACTTGCCCATGGTGCTACGGACAGCATTCGCGGGCTGGGGGTCGAATTGATGCTGGCATCGGTGGACACGCCTCGCTGA
- the ltnD gene encoding L-threonate dehydrogenase has protein sequence MDNKNVGVIGLGAMGLGIARSLLRSGFNVHACDVRAAVTEQFASEGGVACESPASMAAACDVIITVVVNAEQTETVLFGDNGAVAALRPGSLIIGCATVAPTFAIELGQRLTEKGLLYLDAPISGGAAKAAAGEMTMMTSGPADSYAKADAILNGMAGKVYRLGDVHGLGSKVKIINQLLAGVHIAASAEAMALGLREGVDADALYEVITNSAGNSWMFENRVPHILKADYTPLSAVDIFVKDLGLVLDTARASKFPLPLSSTAHQMFMQASTAGFGREDDSAVIKIFPGIELPTAKPENN, from the coding sequence ATGGATAACAAGAATGTCGGCGTCATTGGGCTGGGTGCAATGGGACTGGGCATAGCGCGCTCCCTGCTGCGCAGCGGCTTCAACGTTCATGCCTGTGACGTGCGCGCCGCCGTGACAGAGCAATTCGCCAGCGAAGGCGGCGTTGCCTGTGAATCTCCTGCAAGCATGGCGGCGGCCTGCGACGTGATCATCACCGTCGTTGTCAACGCCGAGCAGACCGAAACCGTATTGTTTGGCGACAACGGCGCAGTCGCCGCCCTGCGCCCGGGCAGCCTGATCATCGGTTGCGCCACGGTCGCACCGACCTTCGCTATCGAACTGGGTCAGCGCCTCACCGAAAAAGGCCTGCTCTACCTCGACGCGCCGATCTCCGGGGGCGCGGCCAAGGCAGCTGCTGGCGAGATGACGATGATGACCTCCGGCCCGGCTGATTCTTACGCCAAGGCCGACGCGATCCTCAACGGCATGGCGGGCAAGGTCTATCGCCTGGGCGACGTCCACGGCCTGGGCTCCAAAGTCAAAATCATCAATCAGCTGCTTGCGGGCGTCCACATTGCCGCCAGCGCCGAAGCCATGGCCCTGGGCCTGCGCGAAGGCGTCGATGCCGATGCGCTGTACGAAGTGATCACCAACAGCGCCGGTAACTCGTGGATGTTCGAGAACCGCGTGCCGCACATTCTCAAGGCGGACTACACGCCGTTGTCGGCCGTGGACATCTTCGTCAAAGACCTGGGTCTGGTACTCGATACCGCCCGCGCCAGCAAATTCCCGCTGCCGCTGTCGTCCACCGCCCACCAGATGTTCATGCAAGCCTCTACCGCTGGCTTTGGTCGCGAGGATGATTCTGCCGTGATCAAGATTTTCCCGGGCATCGAACTGCCGACCGCCAAGCCTGAAAACAACTGA
- the otnK gene encoding 3-oxo-tetronate kinase has product MSTTTPRPLLGCIADDFTGATDLANMLVRGGMRTVQSIGIPSAESLAELDADAIVIALKSRTTPAAEAVEESLAALQWLRDRGCEQVFFKYCSTFDSTAKGNIGQVSEALLKALNSDFTLACPAFPENGRTIFRGHLFVQDQLLSECGMQNHPLTPMTDANLVRVLQSQTTQKVGLLRYDSIAKGVDGVRARIKELRVDGVVMAIADALSDADLYTLGEACADLPLLTGGSGLALGLPGNFRKAGKLRDIDAAKLEHVDGGEVVLAGSASVATNGQVAAWLEANRPALRIDPLALAEGKPVVADALAFARDAGQTVLFYATSSPEDVKAVQQKLGVERAGALVEDALGQIASGLLDAGVKRFVVAGGETSGAVVQALGVSLLKIGAQIDPGVPATISSGAMPLALALKSGNFGGRDFFDKALKQLAGSAQ; this is encoded by the coding sequence ATGAGCACCACGACTCCGCGCCCTCTGTTGGGCTGCATCGCCGATGACTTCACCGGCGCCACCGACTTGGCCAACATGCTGGTGCGGGGCGGCATGCGCACTGTGCAGAGCATTGGCATCCCGAGCGCCGAAAGCTTGGCCGAACTGGACGCCGACGCCATCGTCATCGCGCTGAAATCCCGCACCACGCCCGCTGCAGAAGCGGTGGAAGAATCCCTCGCCGCGCTGCAGTGGCTGCGTGATCGCGGCTGTGAGCAGGTCTTCTTCAAGTACTGCTCGACGTTCGATTCCACCGCCAAAGGCAACATTGGCCAGGTCAGCGAAGCGCTGCTCAAGGCGCTTAACAGCGACTTCACCCTGGCCTGCCCCGCGTTCCCGGAGAACGGTCGCACGATCTTCCGTGGTCATTTGTTCGTGCAGGACCAACTGCTCAGCGAATGTGGCATGCAAAACCACCCGCTGACGCCGATGACCGATGCCAATCTGGTGCGCGTGCTGCAATCGCAAACCACGCAGAAAGTTGGCCTGCTGCGTTATGACAGCATCGCCAAAGGCGTCGACGGCGTGCGTGCTCGCATCAAAGAGTTACGGGTAGACGGCGTGGTCATGGCGATTGCCGACGCGCTGTCTGACGCTGATTTGTACACGCTGGGCGAAGCCTGCGCCGACCTGCCGCTGCTCACCGGCGGCTCGGGTCTGGCGCTGGGTCTGCCAGGCAATTTCCGTAAAGCGGGCAAGCTGCGTGACATTGATGCCGCGAAGCTTGAGCACGTCGACGGCGGCGAAGTCGTATTGGCGGGCAGCGCGTCGGTGGCTACCAACGGCCAGGTTGCCGCCTGGCTTGAGGCTAACCGGCCGGCTCTGCGCATCGATCCATTGGCACTCGCTGAAGGCAAACCGGTGGTGGCAGACGCTTTGGCCTTCGCCCGCGACGCTGGGCAAACCGTGCTGTTCTACGCGACCAGCAGCCCGGAAGACGTTAAAGCCGTGCAGCAAAAGCTCGGCGTCGAACGTGCCGGCGCGCTGGTCGAAGACGCGCTGGGGCAGATCGCTAGCGGCCTGTTGGACGCGGGCGTGAAACGCTTTGTCGTCGCTGGCGGTGAAACCTCCGGTGCCGTGGTTCAGGCCTTGGGTGTGAGCCTGCTGAAGATCGGCGCGCAGATCGACCCGGGTGTTCCAGCGACCATCAGCAGCGGTGCGATGCCTCTGGCCCTGGCGCTGAAGTCCGGGAATTTCGGTGGCCGCGACTTTTTCGACAAAGCCCTCAAGCAACTGGCAGGGAGTGCCCAATGA
- the otnC gene encoding 3-oxo-tetronate 4-phosphate decarboxylase: protein MSNVTSPSVSAENKQREEICTIGRLLFGRGYTVGSAGNISARLDDGWLITPTDACLGRLDPDAIAKVNLAGEWVSGDKPSKTLALHRQVYDRNPGVGGVVHTHSTHLVALTLAGVWKPDDILPPITPYQVMKVGHIPLIAYERPGSPNVADQVAKLANSVRGVMLERLGPVIWESSVAKASYALEELEETARLWLMSNPKPEPLDAAALEELRQTFGVNW from the coding sequence ATGAGCAACGTAACCAGCCCTTCAGTGAGCGCCGAAAACAAGCAGCGTGAAGAGATTTGCACCATCGGCCGTCTGCTGTTCGGACGCGGCTATACCGTGGGCAGCGCAGGCAATATCAGTGCGCGTCTCGACGATGGCTGGCTGATCACGCCAACGGACGCGTGCCTGGGGCGCCTCGATCCTGATGCCATCGCCAAGGTCAATCTGGCCGGCGAATGGGTGTCCGGCGATAAGCCGTCGAAGACATTGGCCCTGCATCGTCAGGTCTACGACCGCAATCCCGGCGTTGGCGGCGTGGTGCACACCCACTCGACGCATCTGGTCGCGCTGACACTGGCCGGCGTCTGGAAACCGGATGACATCCTCCCGCCCATCACGCCGTATCAGGTGATGAAAGTCGGGCACATTCCCTTGATTGCCTACGAGCGTCCCGGCTCGCCGAACGTCGCCGATCAGGTGGCGAAGCTGGCGAACAGCGTGCGCGGCGTAATGCTCGAACGACTCGGCCCGGTGATCTGGGAAAGCTCGGTCGCCAAGGCCTCTTATGCGCTGGAAGAGCTGGAGGAGACCGCACGCCTCTGGCTGATGAGCAACCCCAAACCTGAACCGCTGGACGCAGCGGCTCTGGAAGAACTGCGCCAGACGTTCGGCGTGAACTGGTAA